GAAGCACGAGGCCAGCGCAGCCGAGTGCGACAACTGAACAAGGTCCTGTGGAGCAGTTAGGAGTGCTCGCCACCCTGTCAAGGTGGAGGCCGCGGGTTCAAATCCCGTCAGGACCGCAAGCGTCGTCGAGGTAATCGGCGCCGCGGCTAGGTAGCTCAGTTGGTACGAGCGTCCGCCTGAAAAGCGGAAGGTCGGCGGTTCGACCCCGCCCCTAGCCACACAGAACGAATCGCGTGAAACGCCCCGCAACCTGGGTTTCCAGGAGCGGGGCTTTTTCGTGTCCGGGGTGCGGGCCGGGTGCCGGTGCGGGTTTCGGTGGGCGGCTGCGCTGAATACGCGCTGGAGTTGCGGGTGGCTCAGTGGCGGTGCCAGGGCCCGGGATCACGCATCAGGACCCAAGCGCGATGACGAACGTGCTGAGGGCGAGCAGGACGGAGGCCGGGGTCGCGGTCAGGCGTTCGGGGCGGCTGCGGGAGACGGCGTTCAGCCCGACCATGAGCACGGAGTAGGCGAACAGCACCCAGGTGGCGATGATGATCGCGGGGGATCCGCCGCCGGGGAGGAGGCCCGCACGGCTCGCCAGCAGCAGGGCGAAGCCGGGGAGGATCACCAGGGCGATCGCCGCCGACCAGCGTAAGCGCGGGGTCGGTACGCGCGCCTGGCCGCCCCACACGTACTCGCCCAGGGGGAAGCCAGCGAGGATGAGGGCTTGGACCACCCCGAGGACGCTCAGGACGGCGAGTGCCAGGACGAGTGCCGCGGTGGTCATTGGTGTTCCCATCTCGGTGGCGTCCGTGCCGCCTGCTCGGCCCCGGACACTGCTCCCCCTAATGTATCTCATAGATATGTTGGCGAGAGGGTGTCGACGGGGTCGGAGGAGTGCTTCGGCCGCCTCGACGACGGCCTCGCCCAGTTCGTCCTTGGTCAGGGCATGGTCAGCGCTGTCCTGGCCGATCGACATCGCCGAGATGAACAGGCCGCCGGGTAGGCGCTGGGGGAGCCCCCTCGGCTGCTCGAGAGGGCGGAGCCGGGTTCACCAGGTGACGCCGTGCCAGCTCACGTGGTGGTCGGTGTGGTCGGAGTCCTTCGTGCACCAGTAGGTGGTGCCGTCGCGCAGGAGGAAGCGGTCACAGGCGATTCCGGCGGCTCGGTCCTCGGAAAGGGCGCGCAGCAGGTGTTCGGTGCTCCCGGGGAACCGTTCGCCGAACCCCAGGCCGCCGAAGCTGTCCAGGCCCTCCAGGAGGCGTTCCTGGCGGGTCAGAGGGGTGCCGGGGCCGGTCGGTTCCGGGGTCAGACTGATCACCAGGGCGGTGGCGTTGTCGGTGCTCTCCGCCTCGCGGGCGGCGTCCACCAGGACCTGAACCAGGGTCGCGGGGTCGTGCGCGTGGTCGGTGACCAGCTCGGCCAGCAGCCTTTCGTCCACGTAGTCGTGGATGCCGTCGCAGGTGAACAGGGTGAGGTCGGCCGCGGGTGCGGTGGCGGTTCCGACGTCGTCGAGGACGGCGGTGGCCACGGAGGTGGTGACCGCGTGGTCGCCGACCCGCGCCAGATCGTCCGCGACCCACAGGTCGCGCAGCTCCTGCCCGAAGGTGTGGTCGCGGGTGTGCTGGCGCAGCCCTTCGGAGGGGCTCCAGGTCCACACCCGGCAGTCGCCGACCCAGGCGATGTCTATGGGCTCGTCCGGGGAGTCCTGGCGGGCGTGCGCCATCACGCAGTCGGTCCCGGGGTGGACCAGGGTGATCGCCCGGTGGGCGGCGAGGACGGCGTCCACGGCCTCGCCCGAGGCGGCGATGGCGGTGTCCGCGGCGAGCTGGGCGGCCTCGCGGGTGTCGGGGTGGTCGCCGAACCCGTCGGCCACGGCTGCCCGCCAGCCCCCGGAGGCGGGTTCGAGCCGGTGGGAGTAGGCGTCCTGCTGGCTCGGCCGAGGGCCCTGGTCAGTGTCGGTGGCGATGACGGGGGGACTCACACGCGCTCCTTCGGCCGGATCCTGTGGTGCCGCACCCACAAACGATGGGACCTGGGGAGATGCACGGAGGCGGGGGGTTGGTTCGCGCGGAGAGGTCACGAGAGATCACGAACGTGAGGCATCTCCCCGGCACCCGGGACGAATCCGAGGCCGCCGCGGAGCGAACCAGCTCGTAGTGGCCGGCGTCTACCCCGGTGTTCCCTTACCCAACCACGCAGGAATACTCCCTTGTCGAAGAACAGTGCCGATGGGCTCAGCCCGATCACCATGCTCCGTCAGCGGGTGACCCACCTAGAGGATCAGGCCAAACGGGAAAGAGCCGAGGCCCCTGCGGATCGGGCCCTGACGGCGGCCTATGCCGTCGGTGCGGTCGCCCTGCTCCTTTCGCTGGCGCTGCCGTGGGTCCGGGAAGGGGGCGGCGTGTGGTTCTCGGAGGAAGGTGTGGTCAGCGCGAAGCCGTTGGAGGGCTACGCCACGGGCTGGCTCCTGTTCGGGGGCGCGCTGGGGGAGGGTCGGTGGCTGTTCGCGCTCGCCTTCGCGATGCTTCTGCTCCTGCTGGGCTTCTCACTGGCCTGCCTCTTGGCCCCTTCCAAGGGCGCGCTGGTGACGACCGCGGTCGTGGCCTTCGTGACCCCGGGTCTGTACCTCGTTGCCTGGCTTCCGTCGCTGTCTGATGACAGCGTGTTCGCGGGGTCCGGGGTGTTCGTCATGGTTGTCGCGTGCATGGTGATCGGTCTCAGCGCCAGCGGTGAGGCCGAGGGGCGCCGCTGAGGGGCATGAGGCTCTCGCGTCCAAGCCCTGGCCGGTTCCGCCCCGGTGTGCTGCCGGGTTTGTCGGGTAGTGTCCGTTGACGTGAACCACGCGATCGCCGCTGACGGAACCCGCCTTTGGTACGACGTCCATGGCGCGGGGGAGACCCTGCTGCTCATCCACGGACAGTCCCTCGACCACGAGATGTGGGAGGGGGTGTACGAGGACCTCGTCGAACGCTTCCGGGTGGTGCGCGTGGACCTGCGCGGCACCGGCGGCAGTGACGCGCCCCTCGACCGCGCCTACAGCATGGAGCTGCTGGCCCGGGACGTCCTCGCGGTCCTGGACGACCTCGGGGTCGACCGCGCGCACGTCTACGGGTTCTCCATGGGTGGGAAGGTCGCGCAGACCCTCGTCTCCATCGCCCCGGAGCGGGTGGGCGCCCTGGTGCTCGGCGCCACCGCTCCCGGCGGGAGGAACGAGGTCGAGCGCCCCGAACACGCCTCCCTGGCCCTGCGCCGGGCCAGCAGCGAGGAGGGGCGCGAGCTGATCGGCCCCCTCTTCTACACCCCGGAGTGGGCCTGGGAGCGCCCGGAGACGGTCACCCGCATCCTGCCCCGCAACCCGCTGCGCGCCCAGCGCCGCCACTACGAGGCCAGCCTCAAGCACGACGGCTGGGACCTGCTGCCCCGGATTCAGGCGCCGACGCTGGTCGTGCACGGCGAGGACGACGAGCTCACCCCGGTGGGCAACGCCGAGCTGCTCGCCGAGCGCATCCCCGGCGCCGAACTCCTGGTCCTGCCCGGCGCCCGCCACGGTTACCTGCACGAGGCCGCCCCCAAGGCCACCGAGGCGGTCCTGGACTTCCTCACCCGCAACCCGCTGAGCTGAGCCCGCCCCGAACCCGCCCCAACCCGCCGTGATCTTGCTACCAGAGGCAAGATGGGCGCCGATTTCGCTTCTGGTAGCAAGATCACGGGGGAGGGTGGGTGGTTCAGGCCTGTGCGGCCCACGTCTGGCGGACGAGGGCGGCGGCCCGGGGGAGCAGGGCGACCTCCTCGGGGGTGAGGTTGGGGTCGTCCGAGCGCAGGGCGACCACCTGGTCGATGAGGCGGGTCGGGTCGCCCGTGGTGTGTGCGACGTACGGCGCCAGACAGGCCTCGGCCAGGTCGGCCAGGGGTGGGTCCGCGCTGTCCCCGGTCAGGGCCAGCAGCAGCGCTGTGAGGGCAAGGTCCAGGTCCGGGGCGCCGTCGCGGGCGTTGGTCCAGTCGATCACCACCGGGCCCCTCGGGGTGAGGACGACGTTGCCGGGGTGCAGGTCCATGTGCAGGAGCCGGCCCTGGGCCGCACCACCCCGGCCGGGGAGGCCGTGCAGGCGTGTGTGGAGCTCCGCGAGGATCCGGCTGGACTCCTGAGGGCTGATCCGCCCGTCCAGGGAGGCGTCGAGCATCGTTGGCCCGTACAGGCGCTCCATCTCCAGTTCGCCGCCCTGCGCCCGGTACACCTCGGGCACGGGGTAGCCGTGCCGGGCCGCGTGGGCCACGGCGGCGGCCTCGGGGGCGGTGTCGCAGAAGTTCCGGTAGCGGCGCAGCACCCGGCGGCCGTTCAGGGCGAACACCTCGGCGTCGCGTCCGGAGGCCAGCGGGACGGGCGGGACGGGCGTGACCATAGCGGCTCCTGATGCTGTTGCGGGGGTGTGCCGCGCGCGGGGTCAGGCCGGGGGCGGGAAGTCCGTGCGGAGCTTGTCGAGCTGGCGGCGGTCCCGCTTGGTGGGGCGGCCCGCGCCGCGGTCCCGGCGGATCACCGGCCCGGTGGCCTGCGGCGGCTGTGCCGGGGTGCGGTCCGTGTAGCAGCGGGCGGCGATCGGTGCGCCGACCCTTTCCACGATGATGTGGGTCACATCGATGATGCGGGTGGTGCCGTGCAGGCGGACCCTGACCTGGTCGCCGACCTTGACCGCCATGGCCGGTTTGGCCGGGCGGTCGTTGACCCGCACATGCCCGCCACGGCAGGCCTGGGCGGCGTCGGAACGGGTCTTGGTGAGGCGTACCGCCCACAGCCAACGGTCGACCCGCGTGGAGTCCGGGCCGGAGGGAAGGGGGGCGGACGAGTCGCTCACGCAGGGGTCCTCTCGTGGTTTCGGGTGCGTTGTGAGCCACTCTATTTCGGCGGGGGTACGAAGTACTCCAAAGTCGCGCTAGAGTTGTGAACGCAACGAGGTCCTGTGGAGCAGTTAGGAGTGCTCGCCACCCTGTCAAGGTGGAGGCCGCGGGTTCAAATCCCGTCAGGACCGCATCATCGAAGGCCCGGTGTCCCAGACACCGGGCCTTCGGCGTTGGTACGCCCGGCATGGGCAGTTGCTTGAGGGTGAAAGTCCCTTGCGGGAGGAGATGGTGCCAACCGCGAGCCGGAGGCAACGGCGTCATCGCGAGGTGGGGTCGGAAGGAAGCCCGAGGCGAAACCCTGCACTGAGGAACACGAACCGTGTATGAGGCAGTCCGACCGGGGTGAGCCAGCCACGGATGGCGAAGCCCGTCACCGTCAAGACGGTCGGGGTGTAAACACGGCAGGCGTAGGGGGAAAGTGGCTGTTCTTATCCGGGGAGGTCTGTCTGGGTGTCGGTTTGCTGAGTTGTCGCTGCGCCGACGGGTCCGCTCGCAAGGGTGGGTCTGACCAGGCAGAAGTCAGCAGAGGCCATAGTACTGACCGGCAGGTCAGGAAGGGCTGAACGTCGAGTGGAGCAGAAGGAGGGGGCTTGCTCGGTTGGGTCGTAATGATCGCTGTAAGCCGGTCTGAGAGCCGGTCCACCGTGGGGCGGAGAGGGTGCATTCCCTCAGAGCTGCTTCATGCTGGTGCGTAGGCGGCCACGGCGCAGTTCCCAAGAGCTGGATCCATGGGTCCGGGCCTTGATGGCCGGGCCGGTCGTCGTCTGAGACGGCTTGACGAACCGCCAGGTGCGGGCCCGCATGCCTGGTGGTGTGGGAGGCGGGTCGGGTGACCCGACCCGCCTACCCGATTACGCCCGGCATGGGCAGTTGCTTGAGGGTGAAAGTCCCTTGCGGGAGGAGATGGTGCCAACCGCGAGCCGGAGGCAACGGCGTCATCGCGAGGTGGGGTCGGAAGGAAGCCCGAGGCGAAACCCTGCACTGAGGAACACGAACCGTGTATGAGGCAGTCCGACCGGGGTGAGCCAGCCACGGATGGCGAAGCCCGTCACCGTCAAGACGGTCGGGGTGTAAACACGGCAGGCGTAGGGGAAAGTGGCTGTTCTTATCCGGGGAGGTCTGTCTGGGTGTCGGTTTGCTGAGTTGTCGCTGCGCCGACGGGTCCGCTCGCAAGGGTGGGTCTGACCAGGCAGAAGTCAGCAGAGGCCATAGTACTGACCGGCAGGTCAGGAAGGGCTGAACGTCGAGTGGAGCAGAAGGAGGGGGCTTGCTCGGTTGGGTCGTAATGATCGCTGTAAGCCGGTCTGAGAGCCGGTCCACCGTGGGGCGGAGAGGGTGCATTCCCTCAGAGCTGCTTCATGCTGGTGCGTAGGCGGCCACGGCGCAGTTCCCAAGAGCTGGATCCATGGGTCCGGGCCTTGATGGCCGGGCCGGTCGTCGTCTGAGACGGCTTGACGAACCGCCAGGTGCGGGCCCGCATGCCTGGTGGTGTGGGAGGCGGGTCGGGTGACCCGACCCGCCTACCCGATGTCGGGGAAACGAGAGGGGCGGTTGTGAGCTACCGCTACGCCACCGAGCGTACGGACCACTCGGCGTTGGCCAGCGGACAGGTGTTGCGGTCCGCGCCCGGATACCCGGGGTTCCCCGTGAGACTGGCCAGCGAGCTCCTCCAGCGGGCGATGGTGCACGTGGAGGGCGGTCAGGTGCGCCTGTGGGATCCCTGCTGTGGCAGCGGGTACCTGGTGGCCGTCCTGGGCCTGCTCCACCGCGACCGGCTCACTCACGTACGTGCCACGGACGTGGACGAGGACGCCGTGGGCATCGCCGCACGCAACCTGGAGCTGCTGACGGCCGAAGGGCTGGCCGAGCGGGAGCGGGAGCTGCGCCGCTCGGCGCTGGACTTCGGCCGGGTGGCGTTCGTGGAACGGGCCGAGTCCGCCCGCGACCTGGCCGCGGGGTTGGCGGCCACGGGCGGTGACCTCCCGCACGAGTCCGCGGTGGCCGACGTCTTCGGGCTGACCGGACCGGTCGACGCCGACCTCGTGATCACCGACGTCCCCTACGGCGAGATGACCCACTGGGAGGGCGGGGTCCCGGAGGGCGACCCGATCCGGGGGCTGCTCGCCGCCATGGGCCGCGTCCTGCCCCCGCACGCGGTGGTCGTCGTGACGGCGCGGACCCGCCGGATCCCGTTGCCGGAGGGGGTCCGGGCGCTGGAGCGGGTGAAGATCGGCAACCGCTCGGCCGCCCTCGTCCGCGCCCGGGAGCTCGCCGCGGCGCTGTGACCGCCTCCCTGGACCCTGGGGCCGGGCTCTGTCCACAGGGTGTGGACAGCTTTTCCGGCACTTCCCTCTCCCGCCGCTAGCCGACGTCGCGGAAGGCGCGGGTGGTGTACAGGGCCACAACCAGTGCGACCAGGGCCAGGAGGACGAAGCCCAGGGCGTAGGCGCCCGTGGCCTGGTAGACCACGCCCATGAGCAGCGGCGGGAAGTAGCCGCCCAGGCCGCCCGCGGCGCCCACCAGGCCGGTGACCGTTCCCACGCGGGACGGGTCCACGAGCTTGGCGACCAGGGCGAACACCCCTCCGGTTCCCAGGCCCAGGAAGAGCGCGATCAGCACGAAGGCCACTCCGGCCGGGAACTCCGCGGGCGGTTGCAGGGCCAGGACCACGGCCAAGGCGCACGTGCCGAAGAACGAGATCAGGCAGACCCTCACCGGCCCGATCCGGTCCGACAGGATGCCGCCGATCGGCCGGGCGACCACCGCCGCGACCGCGAACCCGGCGGTGCGCATGCCGGCGTCGGTCTGGGCGAAGGCGTAGGCGGTGGTCAGCAGGGTCGGCAGGTAGGTGGAGAAGGCCACGAAACCACCGAAGACCAGTGCGTACAGCGCCGAGCACTGCCAGGTCGCCTTGAGCTTGAGTGCCTCGCGTATGCGCGGCAGGGCCGGTTCGGTCTGCGGCTTCCACGTGGGCGAGTTGCGGGCGAAGAACCACATGACGGCGCCCATCGCGGCCAGCGCCGCGCACATCAGCAGGTGGGTGGCGAACAGGCCCATGGCCTCGACCAGGCGCGGGGTCAGGAAGGCCGAGAGCGCGGTGCCGCCCATGCCCGCACCGAAGACGCCCGTGGCGAACCCGCGCCGGTCGGCCTGGTACCAGGCGTTGACGAAGGGGATGCCGATCGCGAACGAGGTGCCCGCGATCCCGAGGAAGAAGCCCCAGAGCAGCAGCATTCCGTACGAGGACGCGGAGACCCCGACCAGGAAGGTCGGGACGATGCTGAGGAAGCAGATGACCGTGAACATCACCCGGCCGCCGTAGCGGTCGGTGAGGGTGCCCACCGGGATGCGTCCGAGCGAGCCCACCAGCACGGGGAACGCCACCAGGATCGATGTCTGGGTCGGGGTCAGGCCCAGGCCCTCGCTGTAGCTCCGTGACAGCGGGCCGATCAGGTTCCAGGCCCAGAAGGTCAGCGCGAACGCCGCCGTCGCTAGGGCGAGGTTGCCGCCCGCGGTCCCCGAGCGGGTCGTCCGCTCGCCCACTTCCGCACGCATTTCGGCTCCTTCTCTGTCGGTCTGCCGCGATTGTCGCCCTATGCGGTGTGGGAAACGTGACATCCGTGCCGGGGCAGGCATATTTATTAACGGAATGTGGCCGGGGCCGGACGCGCTTTCCAGCGTCGCGGGCAAGGGGCGGGTAAACGGGGTGTTTTCCTGATGGTGGCGCGGAGTAAAAGCGGGGGAGCGGGCGAAAGCCTCCTCCGTTTGGGAAGTTACCTGACCCGTTCGGACCCCCTCGACGGGGGCCGTGCACAGGTCAGACACGGTGGTCGCGAGGGCGACGTGTTCTACCGGGACCGCTGGAGCCATGACCGGGTGGTCCGTTCCACGCACGGCGTAAACTGCACCGGATCCTGCTCCTGGGATGTTTATGTCAAAGACGGAATCATCACCTGGGAAACTCAGGCCACCGATTATCCATCGGTGGGTCCGGACCGCCCCGAGTACGAACCGCGCGGTTGTCCGCGCGGCGCCGCTTTCTCCTGGTACACCTATTCACCGACCCGGGTGAGATATCCGTACGCGCGCGGTGTCCTGGTCCAGATGTACCGGGAGGCGCGCGAACGGCTGGGCGATCCGGTCCTGGCGTGGGAGGAGATCACCACCGACCCCGCCAAGCGCCGCCGCTACCAGCGGGCGCGGGGCAAGGGCGGACTGGTCCGCACCACCTGGGAGGAGGCCCTGGAGATCGCGGCCGCCGCGCACGTGCTGACGATCAAGAGGTACGGGCCCGACCGGATCGCCGGGTTCTCACCGATCCCCGCGATGTCGATGGTCTCCCACGGCGTGGGCGCCCGGTTCGTGAACCTGCTCGGCGGCTCGATGCTGTCGTTCTACGACTGGTACGCGGACCTGCCGGTGGCCTCCCCGCAGGTGTTCGGCGACCAGACCGACGTCCCCGAGTCCGGTGACTGGTGGGACGCCGCCTACCTGGTGCTGTGGGGCTCCAACGTCCCGGTGACCCGTACCCCGGACGCCCACTGGATGGCCGAGGCCCGGTACCGGGGGCAGAAGGTCGTGGTGGTCGCCCCGGACTACAACGACGCCGCCAAGTTCGCCGACGAGTGGCTGGCCCCGCACCCGGGTACGGACGGTGCCCTGGCGATGGCCATGGGACACGTGATCCTCAGGGAACGCTTCGTCGACAGCCTCACCCCCCGCTTCGCCGAGTACGTGCGCTCCTACACCGACCTCCCCTTCCTGGTGGCCCTGGAGGAGCGTGACGGCCGCCTGGTGCCCGGCAAGTTCCTCATGGCCTCGGACCTGCCGGACAACACCGACAGTGCGAATCCTGGTGTTGAGAACGCGCAGTGGAAACCCGTGTTCTGGCCGGAGGGGGAGGACGCCCCCGTCGCCCCGAACGGCACCATCGGCCACCGCTGGGGTGAAGAGGGCGAGGGGAAGTGGAACCTCGACCTGGAGGGCCGCGTCCCCCAACTCACCTTCTACGCCGAGGGCGCGGAGGCCGCGGAGGTCGCGCTGCCCCGCTTCGACACCCCCAGCGGCGCCGCCGAGGTCGACAGCCGCGGCGTCCCGGTCCGCAGGGTCGGCGGGCGCCTGGTCACCACCGTGTTCGACCTCGTCCTGGCCCAGTACGGGGTGTCCCGCCCCGGCCTGCCCGGGGTGTGGCCCGCCGGTTACGACGACTCCGGCGCCGCCTACACCCCGGCCTGGCAGGAGACGCTGACCTCCGTCCCGGCCGACCGCGCGGTGCGCGTCGCCCGGGAGTTCGCCGACACCGCCGAGGCCAGCGGGGGCCGGGCGATGATCGTCCTGGGAGCGGGGACCAACCAGTGGTTCCACGGCGAGAACGCCTACCGCTCCTTCCTGGCCCTGCTGCTGCTCACCGGCTGCCAGGGCGTCAACGGCGGCGGCTGGGCGCACTACGTGGGCCAGGAGAAGTGCCGCACGGCCACCGGCTGGGCCGCCTACGCCTCGGGGATGGACTGGGCGCGCCCGCCGCGCTTCATGGCCGGGACCGCCTACTGGTACACGCACACCGACCAGTGGCGCTACGACACCTACCGGGCCGACGCCCTGATGTCACCGCTCGGCCCCGGGAAGGTACGGGGGCAGCACACCGCCGACCTCGTGGCGGCCTCGGCCCGGATGGGCTGGATGCCGTCCTTCCCGACCTTCAACCGCAACCCGGTCCAGCTCGGCAAGGAGGCCGCCGAACTCGGCCGGGACCCCGCAGAGTACGTCGCCGACCAGTTGCACGAGGGCACGCTCCGCTTCGCCGCCGAGGACCCGGACGACCCGGCCAACTGGCCCCGGACCCTCACCCTGTGGCGCTCCAACCTGTTCGGCTCCTCCGCCAAGGG
This DNA window, taken from Nocardiopsis exhalans, encodes the following:
- a CDS encoding PP2C family protein-serine/threonine phosphatase encodes the protein MSPPVIATDTDQGPRPSQQDAYSHRLEPASGGWRAAVADGFGDHPDTREAAQLAADTAIAASGEAVDAVLAAHRAITLVHPGTDCVMAHARQDSPDEPIDIAWVGDCRVWTWSPSEGLRQHTRDHTFGQELRDLWVADDLARVGDHAVTTSVATAVLDDVGTATAPAADLTLFTCDGIHDYVDERLLAELVTDHAHDPATLVQVLVDAAREAESTDNATALVISLTPEPTGPGTPLTRQERLLEGLDSFGGLGFGERFPGSTEHLLRALSEDRAAGIACDRFLLRDGTTYWCTKDSDHTDHHVSWHGVTW
- a CDS encoding alpha/beta fold hydrolase, whose translation is MNHAIAADGTRLWYDVHGAGETLLLIHGQSLDHEMWEGVYEDLVERFRVVRVDLRGTGGSDAPLDRAYSMELLARDVLAVLDDLGVDRAHVYGFSMGGKVAQTLVSIAPERVGALVLGATAPGGRNEVERPEHASLALRRASSEEGRELIGPLFYTPEWAWERPETVTRILPRNPLRAQRRHYEASLKHDGWDLLPRIQAPTLVVHGEDDELTPVGNAELLAERIPGAELLVLPGARHGYLHEAAPKATEAVLDFLTRNPLS
- a CDS encoding phosphotransferase encodes the protein MVTPVPPVPLASGRDAEVFALNGRRVLRRYRNFCDTAPEAAAVAHAARHGYPVPEVYRAQGGELEMERLYGPTMLDASLDGRISPQESSRILAELHTRLHGLPGRGGAAQGRLLHMDLHPGNVVLTPRGPVVIDWTNARDGAPDLDLALTALLLALTGDSADPPLADLAEACLAPYVAHTTGDPTRLIDQVVALRSDDPNLTPEEVALLPRAAALVRQTWAAQA
- a CDS encoding RNA-binding S4 domain-containing protein; its protein translation is MSDSSAPLPSGPDSTRVDRWLWAVRLTKTRSDAAQACRGGHVRVNDRPAKPAMAVKVGDQVRVRLHGTTRIIDVTHIIVERVGAPIAARCYTDRTPAQPPQATGPVIRRDRGAGRPTKRDRRQLDKLRTDFPPPA
- a CDS encoding rRNA methyltransferase — its product is MSYRYATERTDHSALASGQVLRSAPGYPGFPVRLASELLQRAMVHVEGGQVRLWDPCCGSGYLVAVLGLLHRDRLTHVRATDVDEDAVGIAARNLELLTAEGLAERERELRRSALDFGRVAFVERAESARDLAAGLAATGGDLPHESAVADVFGLTGPVDADLVITDVPYGEMTHWEGGVPEGDPIRGLLAAMGRVLPPHAVVVVTARTRRIPLPEGVRALERVKIGNRSAALVRARELAAAL
- a CDS encoding MFS transporter, which encodes MRAEVGERTTRSGTAGGNLALATAAFALTFWAWNLIGPLSRSYSEGLGLTPTQTSILVAFPVLVGSLGRIPVGTLTDRYGGRVMFTVICFLSIVPTFLVGVSASSYGMLLLWGFFLGIAGTSFAIGIPFVNAWYQADRRGFATGVFGAGMGGTALSAFLTPRLVEAMGLFATHLLMCAALAAMGAVMWFFARNSPTWKPQTEPALPRIREALKLKATWQCSALYALVFGGFVAFSTYLPTLLTTAYAFAQTDAGMRTAGFAVAAVVARPIGGILSDRIGPVRVCLISFFGTCALAVVLALQPPAEFPAGVAFVLIALFLGLGTGGVFALVAKLVDPSRVGTVTGLVGAAGGLGGYFPPLLMGVVYQATGAYALGFVLLALVALVVALYTTRAFRDVG
- a CDS encoding nitrate reductase subunit alpha, translating into MVARSKSGGAGESLLRLGSYLTRSDPLDGGRAQVRHGGREGDVFYRDRWSHDRVVRSTHGVNCTGSCSWDVYVKDGIITWETQATDYPSVGPDRPEYEPRGCPRGAAFSWYTYSPTRVRYPYARGVLVQMYREARERLGDPVLAWEEITTDPAKRRRYQRARGKGGLVRTTWEEALEIAAAAHVLTIKRYGPDRIAGFSPIPAMSMVSHGVGARFVNLLGGSMLSFYDWYADLPVASPQVFGDQTDVPESGDWWDAAYLVLWGSNVPVTRTPDAHWMAEARYRGQKVVVVAPDYNDAAKFADEWLAPHPGTDGALAMAMGHVILRERFVDSLTPRFAEYVRSYTDLPFLVALEERDGRLVPGKFLMASDLPDNTDSANPGVENAQWKPVFWPEGEDAPVAPNGTIGHRWGEEGEGKWNLDLEGRVPQLTFYAEGAEAAEVALPRFDTPSGAAEVDSRGVPVRRVGGRLVTTVFDLVLAQYGVSRPGLPGVWPAGYDDSGAAYTPAWQETLTSVPADRAVRVAREFADTAEASGGRAMIVLGAGTNQWFHGENAYRSFLALLLLTGCQGVNGGGWAHYVGQEKCRTATGWAAYASGMDWARPPRFMAGTAYWYTHTDQWRYDTYRADALMSPLGPGKVRGQHTADLVAASARMGWMPSFPTFNRNPVQLGKEAAELGRDPAEYVADQLHEGTLRFAAEDPDDPANWPRTLTLWRSNLFGSSAKGNEYFLKHLLGTHSNLQSEPAGPDDRPEDVTWREGIPEGKLDLLLTMDFRMTSSTLLSDIVLPAATWYEKHDLSTTDMHPFVHAFNPAIDPPWETRTDFDTFHALAKVFSELAADHLGEVTDLVAVPHQHDTAGELAQPHGVPPDWKAEGERPVPAKTMPGIVAVRRNYSAVAQKLAALGPLAEDRGLPVKGVSFTPDEEIEWLRQRNGTVRGGVADGRPSLDTDVKACEMILALSGTSNGRLAAQGFERLAARTGTDMDELINHSAERRVVFDDAKRGPTPVGTSPEWSGKEAADRRYSPFTINTEHDKPWHTLTGRQHFYVDHDWMHEFGEALPVYRPPLDMSRLFGEPRIGPTGQREVVVRYLTPHSKWSIHSEYQDNLLMQTLSRGGPTIWMSVADAEAIGAADNDWVEAVNRNGVVAARLVVSHRMPTGTVYMHHAQERTIDVPKTETTGRRGGIHNSLTRLMVKPTHLIGGYAQFTYAFNYLGPTGNQRDEVTVVRKRTTEVRY